From Candidatus Nanohalococcus occultus:
ACAACGCTGGTTCCGTACCTTGAGACCACCGGAGAGCAGAAAACCAAGCCGACCCAGCACTCGGTGAAAAAACTACAGGAAGCCGGCCTGGATCCGGACATGGTTGTCGGCAGAAGCAAGAAACCACTAGACGAATCAGCTGTTGAGAAAATATCTCTGTTCTGCGATGTCCCGGAGAAAGCAGTTGTATCCGACCCTAACCTTGAATCTGTCTACCAGCTTCCGTTGGAGTTCGACGAGCAAAACGTCGATGAGATAGTTGCTGAAAAACTCGATCTGCCTGAAAGAGAAAACAACATCGCCGAATGGGAAAACAGGGTACAAAACCTGCTGGGAGAGACCGGTGCGAAGATCGCTATCTGCGGGAAATACACCGAGATGGACGATTCCTATGCCAGCGTTGAAGAAGCCCTCAAGCACGCTGGAGCTGCCAGCAACACCTCGATCCAGGCCGATAACATAGATGCGGCCGAGATCACAGCAGAAGAACTTGAAGAGTACGATGGCATAGTCATACCAGGAGGCTTCGGAAAACGCGGAGTAGAGGCCAAAATGGAGGTAATCAAGTACTGCCGGGAAAACAACGTTCCGATCCTCGGACTTTGTTATGGCATGCAGCTAATGGTAATAGAACAGGCAAGAGGCCTCGGAATCGACGCATCATCCGAAGAATGGGGCCAAGATGGAGTCAACGTCATCGCCGAACTACCCGGACAGAAAGACATCGAAGAACTCGGAGGAACCATGCGGCTCGGAGAGTTCGAGGCAGAAGTAACCGGAGAAGTCAAGGACATTTATGGCTCCGAGAAAGTCTCGGAAAGACATAGACACCGGTACGAGGTCGATCCAGAGTACATCGAAAAATTGGAGGAGGGAGAAATCCGGTTTTCCGGTTTCCACGGAGATCTACCGGAGTTCGTCGAAATAAAAGACCATAAATTCTTCGTTGGCACGCAGGCACATCCGGAGTTTAAATCCTCGCTTCAGAACCCGAATCCGCTGTATAAAGCCTTTATAGAGGCCTGTCTGTGACGTACCCGGTAAGCGAGGACACGCTGTTTTTCAAACAGCATCTTGAGAAACTGGATTTGGAGGGCAAAAAACTCCTG
This genomic window contains:
- a CDS encoding CTP synthase — its product is MPKWIFVTGGVLSGLGKGLISASVSKLLQQRDLNIVPVKCDGYLNVDPGTMNPHEHGEVYVLEDGTEVDMDFGHYERFLDIEGRGDWNLTSGKIFQSVINKEREGEYLGETVQMIPHVTDEIKKRWEKVAGTEEADIVIVEIGGTVGDMENQFYLEAARQICNEEESFLIHTTLVPYLETTGEQKTKPTQHSVKKLQEAGLDPDMVVGRSKKPLDESAVEKISLFCDVPEKAVVSDPNLESVYQLPLEFDEQNVDEIVAEKLDLPERENNIAEWENRVQNLLGETGAKIAICGKYTEMDDSYASVEEALKHAGAASNTSIQADNIDAAEITAEELEEYDGIVIPGGFGKRGVEAKMEVIKYCRENNVPILGLCYGMQLMVIEQARGLGIDASSEEWGQDGVNVIAELPGQKDIEELGGTMRLGEFEAEVTGEVKDIYGSEKVSERHRHRYEVDPEYIEKLEEGEIRFSGFHGDLPEFVEIKDHKFFVGTQAHPEFKSSLQNPNPLYKAFIEACL